The Triticum dicoccoides isolate Atlit2015 ecotype Zavitan chromosome 6A, WEW_v2.0, whole genome shotgun sequence genome has a window encoding:
- the LOC119314349 gene encoding 3-ketoacyl-CoA synthase 5-like, which translates to MSSSGIWKNLKFLFKLVVDNFLSMVTVPIAAATIVVVARLGHDEILGRLRALTPAYLFLSCFLPASAVTMYLLSQPRKVYLVDYACFHGTHLNRVPFAAFLECARQSSTLNERSICFMSRLLESSGLGEETCLPTPVHYIPWKKYLTLEAAREEAELVVFSAIDELFSKTNVCPDTIDILVVNCSGFNPTPSFIDMIINKYKLRGDIRSVHLSGMGCSAGLISVEAARNLLQTARRGARALVVSTETLSPLLYDGNERAMLLPFCLFRMGGAAVLLSTSAAKARLRLMSVVRTLTAADDNSYRCIHREEDDKGHTGVNLSKDLIAAAGRTLKANIVTLAPIVLPISEQLLFAMSFVAQKLTNGRFKVYVPNFLTAFEHFCIHAGGTAVIDEVQRSLSLSDEHVEPSRMALHRFGNTSSSSTWYELAYIEAKGRMHRGDRVWMIGFGSGFKCNSAVWKCIIPSPDTNGPWAGCIHRYPVKIKSLKTSTNNTRMPGHNNKQFKDT; encoded by the coding sequence ATGAGTTCATCAGGAATTTGGAAGAACCTCAAATTTCTCTTCAAGCTCGTAGTAGACAACTTCCTATCCATGGTGACCGTGCCAATAGCGGCAGCCACTATTGTTGTGGTAGCAAGGCTCGGGCACGATGAGATCCTGGGTCGGCTCAGAGCCCTTACACCTGCATACCTCTTCTTGTCATGCTTCCTCCCAGCCTCTGCAGTTACCATGTATCTATTATCACAACCACGGAAGGTGTACCTCGTCGACTACGCCTGCTTCCATGGCACTCATCTTAACCGCGTCCCATTTGCCGCATTCCTGGAGTGCGCGCGCCAATCGTCTACACTCAACGAACGGAGCATCTGTTTCATGTCGCGGCTTCTCGAGAGCTCAGGGCTCGGCGAGGAGACCTGCTTGCCCACACCAGTCCACTATATCCCATGGAAGAAGTACTTAACATTAGAGGCGGCCCGCGAAGAGGCTGAGCTCGTGGTCTTCTCAGCCATTGACGAATTGTTTTCCAAGACAAACGTATGTCCTGACACTATCGACATACTAGTCGTCAACTGCAGCGGCTTCAACCCAACACCGTCCTTCATCGACATGATAATAAACAAGTACAAGCTACGAGGCGACATCCGCAGTGTGCACCTATCTGGAATGGGGTGCAGCGCTGGGCTGATATCAGTAGAGGCTGCGAGGAACCTTCTACAGACCGCGCGCCGAGGCGCACGAGCGTTGGTGGTATCTACAGAAACTCTATCCCCCCTTCTTTATGATGGGAATGAGCGAGCTATGCTTCTGCCATTTTGCCTGTTCCGCATGGGCGGAGCAGCCGTGCTACTGTCCACATCCGCCGCCAAAGCCCGACTCCGGCTCATGTCGGTTGTGCGTACGCTTACCGCGGCGGATGATAACTCATATAGATGCATACATCGAGAGGAGGATGACAAGGGGCACACTGGTGTCAATCTCTCCAAGGACCTTATCGCTGCTGCCGGCCGCACTCTCAAAGCCAACATCGTCACCCTTGCACCCATCGTCCTCCCAATCTCGGAACAACTTTTGTTTGCAATGTCCTTTGTGGCACAAAAGCTGACCAACGGGCGTTTCAAAGTGTACGTGCCCAACTTCCTCACAGCATTTGAGCATTTCTGCATACACGCTGGTGGGACTGCGGTCATCGATGAGGTTCAACGCAGCCTCAGCTTGTCCGACGAGCATGTTGAGCCATCGAGGATGGCCCTGCACCGCTTCGGAAACACATCCAGCAGTTCAACTTGGTATGAGCTAGCATATATAGAGGCCAAGGGCCGTATGCATCGTGGTGATCGCGTATGGATGATCGGCTTTGGCTCAGGATTCAAATGCAACAGCGCGGTGTGGAAGTGCATCATTCCATCCCCCGACACGAATGGGCCATGGGCAGGGTGCATCCACCGCTATCCAGTGAAGATCAAGTCCCTCAAAACAAGTACCAACAATACACGCATGCCAGGTCACAATAATAAGCAGTTCAAAGACACTTGA